Proteins from a single region of Paraglaciecola sp. T6c:
- the tyrR gene encoding transcriptional regulator TyrR, which produces MRLEISCQDRLGITQDVLDILVSHEVDLRGIEINEMGKIYLSFPNMDFEHFQHLMPKIRKIAGIDDVKTIPFMPLEREQNQLRALLQTLPDPVFSVDTKGRILLINDAVTASLETEREALIGVDIDELVKGFNTLRWLESKKIASLTQKVRFIEQNYLADILPVMVPDSGGDPILAGAVFMLKSEQRLGQQLTVFHEASLDSFMSIQASSKVMKKVVREAKRMAELDGPIILYGETGTGKELIAHACHEASRRKDASFLVLNCASLPDNVAETELFGYAAGAFGQSTGKEGLLELAQGGSLFLDEVGDMSPQLQAKLLRVLQDGKFRRVGDTKEVKVDVRFICTTQKDLAQLVQEGRFREDLYYRLNVLSLGIPPLRERKMDIIPLAETFLKQHSLTLGRKVPKLTKSCVDYIQAYPWFGNVRQLENVLYRAVSLLEGNELGKEHIQIPSSANAMSFVTEDFDGSLDEEVKRFEKSILQRLYPSYPSSRLLAKKLGLSHTAIANKLRDYGINKKSVKI; this is translated from the coding sequence ATGCGTCTGGAAATAAGCTGTCAGGACCGTCTGGGGATCACGCAAGATGTCCTCGATATTTTGGTCAGTCATGAGGTCGACTTACGCGGTATTGAAATCAATGAAATGGGTAAAATTTACCTAAGTTTCCCAAATATGGATTTCGAGCACTTCCAACATCTGATGCCAAAAATTAGAAAGATAGCAGGTATCGATGATGTGAAAACTATTCCTTTTATGCCCCTCGAACGGGAGCAAAATCAGTTACGCGCACTTCTACAAACCTTACCAGACCCTGTATTTTCCGTTGATACCAAAGGGCGGATTTTGCTTATTAATGATGCGGTTACAGCGAGTTTAGAAACCGAGCGTGAAGCACTGATCGGTGTTGATATCGATGAGTTAGTGAAAGGGTTCAATACACTGCGCTGGTTAGAAAGTAAGAAGATTGCCAGCCTTACGCAGAAGGTACGCTTCATTGAGCAAAATTACTTAGCCGATATCTTACCCGTTATGGTGCCTGATTCTGGAGGCGACCCTATTTTAGCTGGAGCAGTATTTATGCTTAAGTCAGAACAGCGCCTAGGACAGCAATTAACCGTATTTCACGAGGCGTCACTTGACAGTTTTATGTCGATTCAAGCCTCGAGCAAGGTGATGAAAAAAGTGGTTCGTGAGGCTAAGCGGATGGCTGAGCTTGATGGCCCAATTATATTGTACGGCGAAACAGGCACAGGCAAAGAGTTAATCGCCCATGCCTGTCACGAAGCAAGTCGAAGAAAAGACGCCAGTTTTTTAGTGTTAAATTGTGCTTCGCTGCCTGACAACGTAGCTGAAACTGAGCTATTTGGATATGCCGCCGGCGCCTTTGGGCAAAGTACAGGGAAAGAAGGGTTACTTGAACTTGCACAGGGTGGAAGTTTATTCCTTGATGAAGTCGGGGATATGTCGCCTCAACTACAAGCGAAGTTACTACGCGTGCTTCAAGATGGAAAGTTTAGGCGCGTTGGAGATACTAAAGAAGTAAAAGTAGATGTCAGGTTTATTTGCACAACGCAAAAAGACCTCGCTCAGTTAGTCCAAGAGGGACGTTTTCGAGAGGACTTATATTACCGTTTAAATGTGCTCAGTTTGGGAATTCCGCCATTGCGTGAACGTAAAATGGACATCATTCCTTTAGCGGAAACCTTTTTGAAGCAGCACAGCCTGACGCTGGGTCGTAAAGTCCCTAAATTAACCAAATCCTGTGTCGATTATATTCAAGCCTATCCTTGGTTTGGCAATGTGCGTCAATTAGAGAATGTGCTCTATCGGGCGGTCTCTTTGCTGGAAGGCAATGAGCTTGGAAAGGAGCATATTCAAATCCCTTCGAGTGCCAATGCCATGAGTTTTGTGACCGAAGACTTCGATGGTAGTTTAGACGAAGAAGTAAAACGCTTTGAAAAAAGTATTTTACAGCGGCTTTACCCGAGTTACCCCAGCTCAAGGCTTTTAGCAAAAAAACTGGGTCTTAGTCATACCGCTATTGCGAATAAGCTTCGTGATTATGGAATAAATAAAAAGTCCGTAAAGATATAA
- a CDS encoding YcjX family protein — translation MKKLLNTSHLIEKVKHNVKVTGARIADRHLNLAVTGLSGSGKTAFITSIVNQLLEANETAELAFFSVVREERLIGVKREAQPNLSLKRFAYEQAMQALNASPPTWPESTTGISQVRLHIRYRKDSGLSRYISEDTKLTLDITDYPGEWLLDLPLLEMDFLAWSEYCESELQSLERQALASDFLIARDALDLDAEGDELGLKHVAKLYTDYLHKCRNAGFQLLQPGRFILPGELAGAPVLDFFPLSATQIERLAQNRKRKGSNQDLLFRRYEHYQEQVVKPFYVEHFKRFDRQVVLVDCLSALNNGKAHFDDLQRALNWLLTSFSYGKSNLLSRLFTPKIDKLIFAASKADHVTPDQQSNLVKLLDSMLHNARKQMQFDGVSTESTAIAAIRASRAGRAEHAGQDIQILQGADADGKPIRLFPGDVPAKCPDGQFWRQQGFDFPRFAPPVREENHALPHIRMDRVLEFILGDKIR, via the coding sequence ATGAAAAAACTGTTAAATACCAGCCACTTAATCGAGAAAGTGAAGCATAACGTGAAAGTGACTGGGGCACGTATCGCCGATAGGCATCTTAATCTTGCCGTGACCGGTTTGAGTGGCAGTGGCAAAACAGCGTTCATAACCTCGATTGTTAACCAGCTATTAGAAGCAAATGAAACGGCTGAATTAGCCTTTTTCTCAGTGGTGAGAGAAGAGCGCTTGATTGGGGTAAAGCGTGAAGCGCAACCCAATCTTAGTTTAAAACGTTTTGCCTATGAGCAAGCGATGCAAGCGCTGAATGCTTCGCCGCCGACTTGGCCTGAGTCAACGACTGGCATCAGTCAAGTGAGGCTACACATTCGTTATCGCAAAGACTCTGGCCTATCCCGTTACATAAGTGAAGATACTAAGCTCACACTTGATATTACTGATTATCCGGGCGAATGGTTGCTCGACTTACCTTTATTGGAAATGGATTTTTTAGCATGGTCAGAATATTGTGAATCGGAGCTTCAGTCACTGGAGCGTCAAGCACTGGCCAGCGATTTTCTGATAGCCAGGGATGCACTCGATTTAGACGCGGAGGGAGATGAGCTCGGCCTAAAGCACGTTGCCAAACTGTATACTGATTATCTGCATAAGTGTCGCAATGCTGGGTTTCAACTGCTGCAACCTGGGCGTTTTATTCTGCCAGGTGAGTTGGCCGGTGCGCCAGTGTTGGACTTTTTCCCATTATCAGCAACACAGATTGAACGACTCGCACAAAATCGTAAGCGAAAGGGCAGCAATCAAGACTTACTTTTCAGACGCTATGAACACTATCAAGAGCAAGTCGTTAAACCGTTTTATGTAGAGCATTTTAAACGCTTCGATCGCCAAGTTGTATTGGTAGATTGTTTATCTGCGTTAAATAATGGCAAAGCGCATTTTGACGATTTGCAGCGCGCATTGAATTGGCTGCTAACCAGTTTTTCCTATGGAAAATCGAATTTATTATCACGTTTGTTCACACCTAAAATTGATAAACTCATTTTTGCCGCAAGCAAAGCTGATCATGTCACTCCTGATCAGCAAAGTAACTTGGTGAAATTGTTGGACTCCATGCTACACAATGCAAGAAAACAAATGCAATTTGATGGTGTATCCACAGAATCTACAGCAATAGCCGCTATTCGGGCGTCTCGTGCTGGCAGAGCTGAGCATGCGGGGCAAGACATTCAGATTTTGCAAGGCGCAGATGCTGACGGAAAACCTATTCGTTTGTTTCCAGGGGATGTACCAGCAAAGTGCCCCGACGGTCAATTTTGGCGTCAGCAGGGGTTTGATTTTCCCCGCTTCGCACCGCCCGTCAGAGAAGAAAATCATGCATTGCCGCATATCAGAATGGACAGAGTCCTAGAGTTTATTCTTGGAGATAAAATACGATGA
- a CDS encoding YcjF family protein has product MSTLDNNIDKPEVEGKEGPENIKSKVLLPSQSEEVPLEPIRRAATIDPAANWQALAQDEYEFDTTHDNDVDENTPKRKRWLVTFFTMLSVVVLLASFVEIGLFIRDMYLSEDWLSGIWLAIGVSILALVFAALYSEWRGLKRLKRQSASRQISLELYATPAIGLAKQHCLDIANTLPAGYENEVALWQKSIDEHHTDTEVLSLFEQQVITKVDQAALAKVMRNAGASSVMIAVSPFALVDMAIVLWRNIRMMQQVSEVYGVHLGYWGRIALIRQVFKNMLYAGAAEIISDAGNYALGASITGKLSTRIAQGMGAGVLTARIGLNAIHSCRPLPWLSVKRPGLNQLSKKILTDLHKQLK; this is encoded by the coding sequence ATGAGTACGCTTGACAACAATATTGACAAACCAGAGGTTGAAGGTAAGGAAGGCCCTGAGAATATCAAGTCCAAGGTACTTTTACCCTCCCAATCTGAAGAGGTTCCACTCGAACCTATTCGACGCGCCGCGACTATCGATCCTGCTGCAAATTGGCAGGCTTTGGCTCAAGATGAGTATGAATTTGACACTACGCATGATAATGATGTTGATGAAAACACGCCTAAACGTAAACGATGGTTGGTAACGTTTTTCACTATGCTGAGCGTGGTTGTACTGCTTGCAAGCTTTGTAGAGATAGGCCTTTTTATACGCGATATGTATCTAAGCGAAGATTGGCTTAGTGGCATCTGGTTGGCCATTGGTGTGTCCATATTAGCGTTAGTATTTGCTGCTTTGTACAGTGAGTGGCGTGGCTTAAAGCGCCTTAAAAGACAAAGCGCTTCCCGCCAAATCTCTTTGGAGCTTTACGCGACACCCGCAATAGGGCTGGCTAAACAACATTGTTTAGACATTGCTAACACGCTGCCAGCAGGCTACGAAAACGAGGTAGCGTTGTGGCAAAAGAGCATTGATGAGCACCATACCGACACTGAAGTATTGAGCTTGTTTGAACAACAAGTCATCACCAAGGTGGATCAAGCTGCACTGGCTAAGGTGATGCGTAACGCAGGCGCATCAAGCGTGATGATTGCAGTGAGTCCGTTTGCGCTGGTGGATATGGCAATTGTGCTGTGGCGGAATATTCGCATGATGCAACAGGTGAGTGAAGTGTACGGTGTACACTTAGGGTATTGGGGACGCATCGCTTTGATTCGGCAAGTGTTTAAAAATATGCTTTACGCAGGTGCTGCTGAAATCATCTCTGACGCAGGCAATTACGCCCTTGGGGCAAGTATTACTGGCAAGCTGTCCACTCGTATCGCCCAAGGAATGGGGGCGGGGGTACTAACCGCCAGAATTGGTTTAAATGCAATCCATAGTTGTAGGCCTTTACCTTGGCTGTCAGTGAAGCGACCAGGTTTGAATCAGTTAAGTAAGAAAATATTGACAGATTTGCATAAGCAGCTGAAATAA
- the phhA gene encoding phenylalanine 4-monooxygenase has protein sequence MTKQSQYISHDPDANGVVHWSDSENKRWQRLFHQQKGLLNGRACDEYLQGLALLNLPEDRVPQLAEVNAVLAETTGWQVVQVSALINFDSFFKLLANKQFPVATFIRNEEEFDYLQEPDVFHEIFGHCPLLTNPDFAHFTHTYGKLGYAASPKERQYLARLYWFTVEFGLVNTDEGMRIYGGGILSSPKETRFALENASAERREMNPLVVMRTPYRIDIIQPIYFVIDSLSSLFDLANTDIMALVEQGRQLGLYPAMFEQKSSVTS, from the coding sequence ATGACTAAGCAATCTCAATATATCTCACATGATCCTGATGCAAACGGTGTTGTTCATTGGAGTGACTCTGAAAATAAAAGGTGGCAGCGCCTGTTTCATCAGCAAAAAGGCCTGCTAAACGGACGTGCCTGTGATGAATACTTGCAAGGCTTAGCGTTACTTAATTTACCTGAGGATCGCGTGCCGCAACTGGCAGAGGTTAATGCCGTACTGGCAGAGACTACCGGCTGGCAGGTCGTTCAAGTTTCAGCCTTAATTAATTTCGATTCGTTTTTTAAATTACTGGCCAATAAGCAATTCCCTGTCGCGACATTTATTCGCAATGAAGAGGAATTTGATTACTTACAAGAGCCAGATGTTTTTCATGAAATATTTGGTCACTGTCCGTTACTTACCAACCCTGATTTTGCTCATTTTACCCATACCTATGGCAAACTCGGATATGCCGCCTCGCCAAAAGAGCGCCAATATCTAGCGCGCCTTTATTGGTTTACTGTGGAATTTGGTTTAGTGAATACTGATGAAGGAATGCGTATCTATGGTGGGGGAATTTTATCCTCACCTAAAGAGACTCGCTTCGCGCTAGAAAATGCCAGCGCGGAGCGTCGTGAAATGAACCCACTCGTGGTGATGCGTACGCCTTATCGTATTGATATTATTCAACCTATATATTTTGTCATCGACTCGCTTTCATCACTATTTGATTTAGCTAACACAGATATTATGGCGTTAGTAGAGCAGGGACGGCAATTAGGTTTATATCCCGCTATGTTTGAGCAAAAGAGTAGCGTGACTAGCTAG